The following proteins are encoded in a genomic region of Ornithinibacillus sp. 4-3:
- a CDS encoding antirestriction protein ArdA — MDMQVYIANLGKYNEGELVGAWFTPPIDMEDVKERIGLNSEYEEYAVHDYELPFEIDEYTPISEINRLCAMVEELKGSPIYHELSEIKNYWFDSLEELLENQDDIICYTDCEDMEDVARYYVEETGMLGEVPTNLQNYIDYRALGRDLELNGNFLVTSHGVFEYVG; from the coding sequence ATGGACATGCAAGTTTACATTGCCAACCTCGGAAAATACAATGAGGGCGAATTGGTTGGCGCTTGGTTTACGCCTCCGATTGATATGGAAGACGTAAAAGAGCGTATCGGATTAAATAGCGAATATGAAGAGTATGCCGTGCATGATTACGAGTTGCCATTTGAAATTGATGAATACACACCAATCTCTGAAATCAATCGGTTATGTGCGATGGTAGAAGAATTGAAAGGATCGCCAATTTATCATGAGCTATCCGAAATTAAAAATTATTGGTTTGATAGTTTAGAAGAATTACTAGAAAATCAAGATGATATTATCTGTTATACAGATTGTGAAGATATGGAAGATGTGGCTCGGTATTATGTGGAAGAAACAGGCATGCTTGGGGAAGTTCCTACTAATTTACAGAACTATATTGACTATCGAGCACTTGGGAGAGATTTAGAATTAAACGGAAACTTTCTCGTTACGTCACATGGTGTATTTGAATATGTTGGATAA
- a CDS encoding metal-binding protein ZinT codes for MKKLLIRLFSLFLLCFVLTACQGTKEEHVTGEEEVHDEEHAQHSNDEETPVGIKIEGLAHHYHTGDKIELSAVLDEESEHEHWHWYSRESASEEWEVVSGQETATFIGEATTDGLELKVVLFDDHHEPIVQSEPVKIVIDDHHGHDEASKQIYQGYFEDAQVKDRELSDWDGEWQSVYPYLLSGDLDVVFEHKAKNGDMTAEEYKEYYTAGYETDVDHIKIANNVVTFYQNGKEYSGKYESDGYEILTYEKGNRGVRFIYKLVDGTEGMPQYIQFSDHNIFPVDSNHFHLYWGDDRDELLEEVTNWPTYYPAELDAESLVRDMLAH; via the coding sequence ATGAAGAAACTGCTAATTCGTTTATTCAGCTTGTTTTTACTTTGTTTCGTTTTAACAGCGTGTCAAGGAACGAAAGAAGAGCATGTAACAGGGGAAGAAGAAGTTCATGATGAGGAACACGCTCAGCATTCGAATGATGAAGAGACACCTGTTGGGATAAAAATTGAAGGTCTCGCTCACCATTATCATACTGGTGATAAGATTGAGTTATCCGCGGTATTAGATGAAGAATCAGAGCATGAACATTGGCACTGGTATAGCAGAGAAAGTGCAAGTGAAGAATGGGAAGTCGTTTCTGGTCAGGAAACAGCAACATTCATAGGCGAGGCAACAACTGATGGCTTAGAACTAAAAGTCGTTTTGTTTGATGATCATCACGAACCAATCGTTCAATCAGAGCCAGTTAAAATCGTCATTGATGATCATCATGGACATGACGAAGCAAGTAAACAAATCTATCAAGGATATTTTGAAGACGCGCAAGTGAAAGACCGTGAATTATCGGATTGGGATGGAGAGTGGCAGTCTGTTTATCCATATCTTTTATCTGGAGATTTAGATGTTGTGTTTGAACATAAAGCAAAAAACGGAGATATGACTGCTGAAGAGTATAAAGAGTATTACACAGCAGGATATGAAACAGATGTAGATCACATCAAGATTGCGAATAATGTAGTAACATTCTACCAAAATGGCAAAGAATACTCAGGTAAGTACGAATCAGATGGATATGAAATCCTTACTTATGAAAAAGGCAATCGAGGAGTTCGCTTTATTTATAAATTAGTAGATGGAACAGAAGGTATGCCGCAATATATTCAATTTAGCGATCATAACATTTTCCCAGTCGACTCCAATCATTTCCATTTATACTGGGGAGATGATCGAGATGAACTACTAGAAGAAGTGACGAATTGGCCAACATATTATCCAGCAGAGTTAGATGCAGAAAGTCTCGTGCGTGATATGTTAGCACATTAG
- the tnpA gene encoding IS200/IS605 family transposase gives MQDKNSLAHTKWRCKYHIVFAPKYRRQVIYGKYKQSIGEIIRELCERKEVDIHEANACRDHIHMLVSIPPKLSVSSFMGYLKGKSSLMIFDRHANLKYRYGNRKFWCRGYFVDTVGRNKNQIQEYIRNQLKDDYMSDQLTLFEEFDPFTGKKNKKK, from the coding sequence ATGCAGGACAAGAATAGTTTAGCACATACAAAGTGGAGATGTAAGTATCATATAGTATTTGCTCCAAAATATAGAAGACAAGTGATTTATGGAAAATACAAACAAAGTATTGGAGAAATTATAAGAGAGCTTTGTGAAAGAAAAGAAGTTGATATACACGAGGCAAATGCGTGTAGAGATCATATTCATATGTTAGTGAGTATACCACCGAAATTAAGTGTATCTTCCTTCATGGGATACTTAAAAGGAAAAAGTAGCTTAATGATATTTGATCGTCACGCGAATTTAAAGTACAGATACGGTAATCGAAAATTCTGGTGTCGAGGCTACTTTGTAGATACAGTGGGAAGAAATAAAAATCAAATACAAGAATACATAAGAAATCAGCTTAAAGATGACTACATGAGTGATCAATTAACTTTATTCGAAGAATTTGATCCATTTACAGGGAAGAAAAATAAAAAGAAATAA